Sequence from the Malaciobacter pacificus genome:
AAGTTTTATTTTGGGGTGTTTGGATTATATTTAATGCAATGATAATTGCGATGATTTACAATAATATTGTAAAAGGTTTTGAAAGTGGAAGTTAAAAAACTATTTTTTGTTTTTTAACTTTCTCTTCCACTCTTTTTCAAACTTTTGTCTTTTTAAGTATGATAAGTTTTCAATAAAAAGATGTCCTTCTAAATGTTCCATTTCATGCTGCCATGCAACAGCTAGGAAACCTTCACACTCCATAGTTTGTTTTTCACCAAATCTATTAAAATACTCAACAATAATATGTTGTGCTCTTGTTACATCTTCTGAAAAACCTGGAACGCTTAAACAACCTTCTGTAAATACTTGCTCACCATCTTTGTGTGTAATTACTGGATTAATAGCTTCTATTAAATCTTCTTTATCTTGAATATCTTCTTCATTCGGAAGATTAATAATCAAAA
This genomic interval carries:
- the def gene encoding peptide deformylase, with the translated sequence MIREVITYPNKLLRTKSKDVEKFDEELHTLLDDMYETMIDQNGVGLAAIQVAIPLNILIINLPNEEDIQDKEDLIEAINPVITHKDGEQVFTEGCLSVPGFSEDVTRAQHIIVEYFNRFGEKQTMECEGFLAVAWQHEMEHLEGHLFIENLSYLKRQKFEKEWKRKLKNKK